GGTCCAGCTCCGGGTGGAGTTGCACCTGATGGGCAAGGTCGATGACCTGTCGCGGATAAGGCAGGTCTTCGCCCACCAGCAGGCCCTGGCTCAGTGCCGGGAATGGCTGGATGCCCGGCTGCCCCATGCCGAGCGGGTGGCGGTGTCCAGCAACGCCGAGGCAGCGCGCAGGGTCGCCGGGCGCGACGATGCGGCGGCCGTTGCCGGTGCCAATGCCGCGGAGCTGTACGGACTCGGCATTCTTGCCCAGAACATCGAGGACGAGCCGGGCAACACCACCCGCTTTCTGGTCATCGGCCGCCAGCAGCCGGCGGCCAGCGGGGCCGACAAGACCTCGCTGCTGGTCTCGGTACGCAACCAGCCCGGGGCGCTGTTCCGACTGCTCGAACCCTTTGCACGCCATGGCATCAGCATGACCCGCATCGAATCCCGGCCCTCGCGCCAGGGGCTGTGGGACTATGTCTTCTTCGTCGACATAGAAGGCCATCGCGACACCCCGGAGGTGGCGCAGGCGCTGAAGGACCTCGAAGCCGAGGCCTCTGCCGTCAAGGTGCTGGGTTCCTACCCGAAGGCCGTGCTCTGATGTCCGAGCCTCTGTCCTGCGACCCCGATTTTCTGCACCGGGCCCAGCCCGGCGTGCGCACGCTCGCGCCCTACAAGCCAGGCAAGCCGGTGGGCGAGCTGGAACGCGAGTACGGCATCCGCGAGGCGGTCAAGCTCGCCTCCAACGAGAATCCGCTGGGTCCCGGCGAGCGGGTGCAGGAGGCCGTTCGGGCCGCGCTGCCGGAACTGTCGCGCTATCCCGACGGCAACGGTTTCGCGCTGAAGCAGGCACTCTCCGCACGGCTGGACCTGGACCCGCGTGGCATCACCCTGGGCAACGGTTCCAACGACGTGCTGGAACTGGTGGCGCGCGCCTTTCTCGGTCCGGGGACCGAGGCGGTTTTTTCCGAACACGCTTTCGCCGTCTATCCGATCGTCACCCAGGCGGTTGGCGCGCGTTCGCGCGTGGTGCCGGCGGGCGACGGCCGGCGGGCGGCCCGTTTCGGCCATGACCTGGAGGCCATGGCCGAGGCGGTGGGCGAGGACACCCGCGTGCTGTTCATCGCCAACCCGAACAACCCCACCGGCACCCACGTCGACGGCGAGGCCCTGCAGGCACTGCTGGCGCGGGTGCCGGCCGAGGTGCTGGTAGTGCTCGACGAGGCCTATGTCGAATACGTCGAGGCCCCGGACTATCCGGACAGCCTGCCCTGGCTGGCGCGTCATCCCAACCTGGTCATCACCCGCACCTTTTCCAAGGCCCACGGCCTGGCCGGGCTGCGCGTGGGCTATGCGCTGTCGCATCCTCAGGTCGCCGATCTGCTCAACCGGGTGCGCCAGCCCTTCAATGTGAACAGCCTGGCCCTGGCGGCCGCCGAGGCCGCGCTCGGGGATGCCGCACATCTCGCCCGCAGCATCGAGGTCAACCGCGAGGGCATGGCCTTCTGGGAGGCGTACTGTCGGGAGGCGGGGCTCGACTACATCCCCTCGGTCGGCAACTTCATCACCATCGATGTCGGCCGTCCCGGCGCGGAGGTCTACGAGGCGCTGTTGCGCGAGGGCGTGATCGTGCGCCCGGTGGCCAACTACGGCCTGCCGGATCATCTGCGCATCAGTATCGGCCTGCCGGAGGAAAACCGGCGCGCCGCCGAGGCGCTGTCGCGGGTGCTGTCATGATCCGGCGCCTGTGCATCTTCGGCGTGGGCCTGATCGGCGGCTCGCTGGCGCGCGCGCTGCGCAAGGCCGGTGCCGTGGAGGAGATCGTCGGCTGCAGCCGACGCGTCGAGCACCTCGAAGAGGCGCAGCGACTGGGCGTGATCGATCGCTTCGACACCGATCCCGCCAGCGCGGTTGCGGGCGCCGACATGGTGGTGGTCGCGGTGCCGCTGGGCGCGGTGCGGCCGGTGCTCGAGGCCCTGCGGCCGGGACTGGCGGAAGAGGCGGTGATCACGGACGTGGGCAGCGCCAAGGGCTCGGTGGTGGCGGACGTGCGTGCCGTCTTTGGTACCATGCCGCCCAATTTCGTGC
The DNA window shown above is from Thiohalobacter sp. and carries:
- the pheA gene encoding prephenate dehydratase, translated to MNEDEKLAGIRARIDEIDDRLLELISERARCAQEVAEIKQGEADPAGFYRPEREAQILGRIQARNPGPLSGEEIARLFREIMSACLALEQPLTIGYLGPAGTFTEAAALKHFGHSVRTAPLGAIDEVFREVESGNAHYGVVPVENSTEGVVNHTLDMFLRSPLNICGEVQLRVELHLMGKVDDLSRIRQVFAHQQALAQCREWLDARLPHAERVAVSSNAEAARRVAGRDDAAAVAGANAAELYGLGILAQNIEDEPGNTTRFLVIGRQQPAASGADKTSLLVSVRNQPGALFRLLEPFARHGISMTRIESRPSRQGLWDYVFFVDIEGHRDTPEVAQALKDLEAEASAVKVLGSYPKAVL
- the hisC gene encoding histidinol-phosphate transaminase produces the protein MSCDPDFLHRAQPGVRTLAPYKPGKPVGELEREYGIREAVKLASNENPLGPGERVQEAVRAALPELSRYPDGNGFALKQALSARLDLDPRGITLGNGSNDVLELVARAFLGPGTEAVFSEHAFAVYPIVTQAVGARSRVVPAGDGRRAARFGHDLEAMAEAVGEDTRVLFIANPNNPTGTHVDGEALQALLARVPAEVLVVLDEAYVEYVEAPDYPDSLPWLARHPNLVITRTFSKAHGLAGLRVGYALSHPQVADLLNRVRQPFNVNSLALAAAEAALGDAAHLARSIEVNREGMAFWEAYCREAGLDYIPSVGNFITIDVGRPGAEVYEALLREGVIVRPVANYGLPDHLRISIGLPEENRRAAEALSRVLS